One Mycobacteroides salmoniphilum DNA segment encodes these proteins:
- a CDS encoding polyribonucleotide nucleotidyltransferase, whose amino-acid sequence MSATEIEEGVFESTATIDNGTFGTRTIRFETGRLAQQAAGSVVAYLDDETMLLSATTASKSPKDHFDFFPLTIDVEERMYAAGRIPGSFFRREGRPSTDAILTCRLIDRPLRPTFVSGLRNEIQVVVTVLSLNPADLYDVLAINAASASTQIAGLPFTGPVGGVRVALIDGQWVAFPTVEQLETAVFDMVVAGRKTADDVAIMMVEAEATDNVIALIDGGAGAPTESVVAEGLEAAKPFIAALCTAQQELAEKAAKPVGEYPLFPDYQDDAFAAVAAVATEPLSQALSIAGKAERDAKTDEVKVEVLGRLQEGFDGREKEIGAAFRSLTKKLVRQRILKDQFRIDGRGVTDIRALSAEVAVIPRAHGSALFERGETQIMGVTTLDMVKMAQQIDSLGPETSKRYMHHYNFPPFSTGETGRVGSPKRREIGHGALAERALMPVLPSVEEFPYAIRQVSEALSSNGSTSMGSVCASTLSLLNAGVPLKAPVAGIAMGLVSDDIELADGTTERRFVALTDILGAEDAFGDMDFKVAGTKDFVTALQLDTKLDGIPSQVLAAALSQAKDARATILEVMAEAIDAPDEMSPFAPRITTIKVPVDKIGEVIGPKGKMINSITEQTGASISIEDDGTVFVGASNGEAAQAAIDMINAIANPQLPKIGERFLGTVVKTTDFGAFVSLLPGRDGLVHISKLGKGKRIAKVEDVVKVGDKIQVEIADIDNRGKISLVPVGDDDAADASADNNGAAEAKPADAVAE is encoded by the coding sequence ATGTCTGCAACAGAAATTGAAGAAGGCGTCTTCGAGTCCACCGCGACCATCGACAACGGGACCTTCGGCACCCGCACCATCCGGTTTGAGACCGGGCGGCTGGCCCAGCAGGCCGCCGGCTCCGTCGTCGCGTACCTGGATGACGAGACCATGCTGCTGTCGGCCACGACCGCCAGCAAGAGCCCCAAGGACCATTTCGACTTCTTCCCGCTGACCATTGACGTCGAGGAGCGCATGTACGCCGCGGGTCGCATCCCCGGCTCGTTCTTCCGTCGCGAGGGACGTCCCTCCACCGACGCCATCTTGACCTGTCGTCTTATCGACCGGCCGCTGCGCCCGACCTTCGTCAGCGGGCTGCGCAACGAAATCCAGGTCGTGGTGACGGTGCTGAGCCTGAACCCTGCCGATCTGTACGACGTACTGGCGATCAACGCCGCATCGGCGTCCACCCAGATCGCCGGGCTGCCGTTCACCGGCCCCGTCGGCGGTGTCCGGGTGGCCCTGATCGACGGCCAGTGGGTCGCGTTCCCGACTGTCGAACAGCTGGAGACGGCCGTCTTCGACATGGTGGTCGCCGGCCGTAAGACGGCTGACGACGTCGCCATCATGATGGTCGAGGCCGAGGCCACCGACAACGTCATCGCGCTCATCGACGGTGGCGCCGGCGCGCCGACCGAGAGCGTGGTCGCCGAGGGCCTTGAGGCCGCCAAGCCGTTCATCGCCGCACTGTGCACTGCGCAACAGGAACTCGCCGAGAAGGCCGCCAAGCCCGTCGGCGAGTACCCCTTGTTCCCCGACTACCAGGACGACGCTTTCGCCGCCGTCGCGGCAGTGGCCACCGAGCCGCTGTCGCAGGCCCTGTCCATCGCGGGCAAGGCCGAGCGCGACGCGAAGACCGACGAGGTCAAGGTCGAGGTTCTCGGTCGTCTGCAGGAGGGCTTCGACGGCCGCGAGAAGGAGATCGGCGCGGCATTCCGTTCGCTCACCAAGAAGCTCGTGCGTCAGCGCATCTTGAAGGACCAGTTCCGCATCGACGGCCGCGGTGTCACCGATATCCGCGCCTTGTCGGCCGAGGTCGCCGTGATCCCGCGGGCGCACGGCAGCGCGCTGTTCGAGCGTGGCGAGACCCAGATCATGGGCGTCACCACCCTTGACATGGTCAAGATGGCCCAGCAGATCGACTCGCTGGGGCCGGAGACCTCGAAGCGCTACATGCATCACTACAACTTCCCGCCGTTCTCCACCGGTGAAACCGGACGCGTCGGCTCGCCGAAGCGTCGCGAGATCGGGCACGGAGCCCTCGCCGAGCGTGCGCTCATGCCGGTGCTGCCGAGCGTCGAGGAGTTCCCGTACGCCATCCGCCAGGTGTCGGAGGCGTTGAGCTCCAACGGATCCACCTCGATGGGTTCGGTCTGCGCCTCGACCCTGTCACTGCTGAATGCCGGTGTGCCGCTGAAGGCTCCCGTCGCCGGTATCGCCATGGGCCTGGTGTCCGATGACATCGAGCTCGCCGACGGCACCACCGAGCGCCGCTTTGTTGCGCTCACCGACATCCTGGGCGCCGAGGATGCCTTCGGCGACATGGATTTCAAGGTCGCCGGTACCAAGGACTTCGTCACGGCTCTGCAGCTGGACACCAAGCTCGACGGCATCCCGTCGCAGGTGCTGGCCGCCGCGCTGTCGCAGGCCAAGGATGCCCGCGCCACCATTCTCGAGGTGATGGCCGAGGCCATCGACGCTCCCGACGAGATGAGCCCGTTCGCACCGCGCATCACGACGATCAAGGTGCCGGTCGACAAGATCGGTGAGGTGATCGGGCCCAAGGGCAAGATGATCAACTCGATCACCGAGCAGACGGGTGCCAGCATCTCCATTGAGGATGATGGCACCGTGTTCGTGGGCGCCTCCAACGGCGAGGCGGCGCAGGCCGCGATCGACATGATCAACGCGATCGCCAACCCGCAGCTGCCCAAGATCGGTGAGCGCTTCCTCGGAACGGTGGTGAAGACCACTGACTTTGGAGCTTTCGTTTCCTTATTGCCGGGCCGCGACGGGCTGGTGCACATCAGCAAGCTCGGTAAGGGCAAGCGGATCGCCAAGGTTGAGGACGTGGTCAAGGTCGGCGACAAGATTCAGGTCGAGATCGCCGATATCGACAACCGCGGCAAGATCTCGCTGGTTCCGGTCGGCGATGATGACGCCGCGGACGCTTCCGCCGACAATAACGGTGCGGCCGAGGCCAAGCCGGCAGATGCCGTCGCCGAGTAG
- the lppU gene encoding LppU family putative lipoprotein, producing the protein MGRSGISGAISIALVAVGAAVLSACSISAATDGLAVGDCVNLSGSDQHAKMIKEPCGSPKSNFKVFAKTATDADCPRDADSSYYAKRSFGRTSQALCLDIDWVVGSCMSVPDKWDGDPVRVDCNDGKAQNKKRVTQVLQEVSTADDCITGLGYPYVDRNFTVCVEELP; encoded by the coding sequence CTGGGTCGCTCTGGAATCTCAGGTGCGATATCCATCGCTCTTGTCGCTGTCGGTGCGGCCGTGTTGTCGGCATGTTCGATATCGGCCGCCACCGATGGCCTGGCCGTCGGTGACTGCGTCAACCTCAGCGGTTCCGATCAGCACGCCAAGATGATCAAGGAGCCGTGCGGCAGTCCCAAGTCCAATTTCAAGGTCTTCGCCAAGACCGCGACGGATGCGGACTGTCCACGCGATGCCGACTCCTCCTACTACGCCAAGCGCAGCTTCGGTCGCACGAGCCAGGCTCTGTGTCTGGACATCGACTGGGTGGTCGGCAGCTGCATGAGTGTCCCGGACAAGTGGGACGGTGACCCCGTGCGTGTGGACTGCAATGACGGCAAGGCTCAGAACAAGAAACGCGTCACCCAAGTTCTGCAGGAAGTCTCGACAGCCGACGATTGCATCACCGGACTTGGCTACCCCTATGTCGACCGCAACTTCACCGTGTGTGTGGAGGAACTGCCCTGA
- the rpsO gene encoding 30S ribosomal protein S15 — protein MALTTEQKKEILTQYGVHETDTGSPEAQVAMLTKRIVDLTEHLKTHKHDHHSRRGLLLLVGRRRRLLKYIAKVDVARYRSLIERLGLRR, from the coding sequence GTGGCATTGACTACCGAGCAGAAGAAAGAAATTCTCACCCAGTACGGGGTGCACGAGACCGACACCGGTTCTCCCGAGGCCCAGGTCGCGATGCTGACCAAGCGCATCGTCGACCTGACCGAGCACCTCAAGACTCACAAGCATGACCACCACAGCCGTCGTGGTCTGCTGCTGCTGGTCGGCCGTCGTCGCCGCCTGCTCAAGTACATCGCAAAGGTCGACGTCGCGCGCTACCGCTCGCTGATCGAGCGCCTGGGCCTGCGCCGCTGA
- a CDS encoding bifunctional riboflavin kinase/FAD synthetase: MQRWRGQDEIPSDWGRCVLTIGVFDGVHRGHAELIGRAVKAARELNLKSVLMTFDPHPMEVVFPGTHPAQLTTLTRRAELAEELGVDVFLVVPFTPEFMKLSPERYVHELLVERLHVAEVVVGENFTFGKKAAGNVHMLKKAGERFGFKIDAVSLVTEHAVTFSSTYIRSCVDAGDMVAATEALGRPHRVEGVVVRGDGRGRELGFPTANVAPPMFAAIPADGVYAAWFTLLGHGPTMGTVVPGERYQAAVSVGSNPTFSGKARTVEAFIMDTAADLYGQHVAVDFVARVRSMEKFASVDELVDEMGRDAQKARTILARG; encoded by the coding sequence GTGCAACGCTGGCGCGGGCAAGATGAAATTCCGTCCGACTGGGGTCGGTGCGTCCTGACTATCGGCGTATTCGATGGCGTACACCGAGGCCACGCGGAACTCATCGGGCGCGCGGTGAAAGCCGCACGCGAGCTCAACCTCAAGAGCGTCCTCATGACGTTCGACCCACACCCGATGGAAGTGGTGTTTCCCGGGACCCATCCGGCCCAGCTCACGACCTTGACCCGGCGCGCTGAGCTGGCAGAGGAACTGGGTGTCGACGTCTTCCTCGTGGTGCCCTTCACTCCCGAATTCATGAAGCTCTCACCCGAGCGATACGTGCACGAGCTGCTGGTCGAGCGTCTGCACGTGGCCGAGGTGGTGGTCGGGGAGAACTTCACCTTCGGCAAGAAGGCCGCCGGTAACGTCCACATGCTCAAGAAGGCGGGCGAGCGATTCGGCTTCAAGATCGACGCCGTCTCTCTCGTGACCGAACACGCGGTCACGTTCTCCTCGACATACATCCGGTCCTGTGTCGACGCGGGCGACATGGTGGCGGCCACCGAAGCCCTCGGCCGTCCCCACCGGGTCGAAGGCGTCGTGGTCCGCGGCGACGGGCGCGGCCGGGAACTGGGGTTTCCGACCGCCAATGTGGCGCCGCCGATGTTCGCCGCCATTCCCGCCGACGGCGTGTACGCGGCCTGGTTCACGCTGTTAGGGCATGGTCCCACCATGGGTACCGTTGTCCCCGGTGAGCGCTATCAGGCGGCGGTCTCGGTGGGCAGCAACCCGACGTTCTCCGGTAAGGCCCGCACCGTCGAGGCGTTCATCATGGACACTGCGGCAGACCTGTACGGCCAGCATGTGGCCGTCGATTTCGTGGCACGGGTGCGCAGCATGGAGAAGTTCGCTTCGGTGGATGAACTCGTGGACGAGATGGGGCGCGATGCCCAGAAGGCCCGCACGATTTTGGCGCGAGGCTAG
- a CDS encoding metal-dependent transcriptional regulator → MSPTRSDRPAGSTDIDLTTVAQDYLKVIWTAQEWSHEKVSTKMLAERMGVSASTASESIRKLADQGLVDHEKYGAVTLTSQGRKAAVLMVRRHRLLETYLVNELGYGWDEVHDEAEVLEHAVSDLLLTKIDAKLGHPTRDPHGDPIPGPDGQVPTPPARQLSDCANGDTGVVARISDSDPEMLRYFDTVGVALDARVTVDERRDFAGTISVSIDSDRSGSGEKKLELGNPAAQSIWVVLD, encoded by the coding sequence GTGAGCCCCACTCGATCCGACCGGCCCGCCGGATCCACCGATATCGACCTGACGACGGTGGCCCAGGACTACCTCAAGGTGATTTGGACCGCCCAGGAGTGGTCACACGAGAAGGTGAGCACCAAGATGCTCGCCGAACGCATGGGCGTGTCGGCAAGCACAGCATCCGAATCGATCCGCAAGCTGGCCGACCAAGGTCTGGTGGATCACGAGAAGTACGGCGCCGTGACCTTGACAAGCCAGGGCCGCAAGGCGGCGGTACTCATGGTGCGCCGGCACCGGCTGCTGGAGACGTATCTGGTCAACGAGCTCGGCTACGGCTGGGACGAGGTGCACGACGAGGCCGAGGTGCTCGAGCACGCGGTCTCGGATCTGCTGCTGACCAAGATCGACGCGAAGCTCGGTCACCCCACGCGCGATCCCCATGGAGACCCGATTCCCGGCCCTGACGGGCAGGTGCCCACTCCCCCGGCCCGCCAGCTGTCGGACTGCGCCAACGGCGATACCGGCGTGGTGGCCCGGATCTCCGATTCAGATCCGGAAATGCTGCGCTACTTCGACACCGTCGGCGTGGCACTGGATGCCCGTGTGACGGTCGACGAGCGGCGAGACTTCGCCGGAACCATCTCGGTGTCCATTGATAGCGACAGATCGGGCAGCGGGGAGAAAAAGCTAGAGCTGGGGAACCCCGCAGCGCAATCAATTTGGGTCGTACTCGACTGA
- a CDS encoding DUF4262 domain-containing protein, whose protein sequence is MTDHVACECLLCIDYGDRHDYNDSDRDIIGSVTEYGWSALGIGPTSSEEGPPFAYTVGLWHTMRLPELAIYGVNDITMMQRALNAVAKQAQEGRVLQVGETFEDVLALPAVEDYQVKLSPIDPSWYHNEFGFGLWFNRTNHVRYLQVLWPDGEGRFPGNPELDPHFADRQPLMWMPRDLHPPSRWVRPID, encoded by the coding sequence ATGACCGACCACGTCGCGTGTGAGTGCCTGCTGTGCATCGACTACGGCGACCGCCATGACTACAACGACAGTGATCGCGACATCATCGGCAGTGTCACCGAATACGGTTGGAGCGCACTGGGAATCGGACCCACATCGTCGGAGGAAGGTCCGCCGTTCGCCTACACCGTAGGGCTGTGGCACACCATGCGCCTGCCCGAGTTGGCGATCTACGGAGTCAACGACATCACGATGATGCAGCGCGCCCTCAATGCGGTTGCCAAACAGGCGCAGGAAGGTCGGGTGCTGCAGGTCGGCGAGACGTTCGAGGATGTCCTCGCGCTACCTGCTGTGGAGGACTACCAGGTCAAGCTCTCCCCCATCGATCCGAGTTGGTATCACAACGAATTCGGGTTCGGACTGTGGTTCAACCGGACCAACCATGTGCGGTACCTGCAGGTCCTCTGGCCCGATGGCGAGGGTCGCTTCCCGGGGAACCCCGAGCTCGATCCGCATTTTGCCGACCGGCAGCCGCTGATGTGGATGCCCAGGGATTTGCACCCGCCGAGCCGCTGGGTCCGTCCGATCGACTGA
- the truB gene encoding tRNA pseudouridine(55) synthase TruB, whose protein sequence is MTDPLGRAGLVIVDKPAGMTSHDVVSRCRRLFSTRKVGHAGTLDPMATGVLVIGIERATKIMGLLTLTTKSYAATIRLGQSTSTDDAEGEVLHTVSASHVTDQDIEAAVAPLRGDIEQVPSSVSAIKVDGQRAYKLAREGQSVELAARPVTISRFDVLAVRRPGDGHVDVDVKVDCSSGTYIRALARDVGATLGVGGHLTALRRTRVGDFTLERARTLEELAEDATLTLDLDTACREGFRRRDLDAAEVDSVRNGRPLSAAGIGGTYAAVDSDNRVIALLADKGSRTTSVVVLRPANL, encoded by the coding sequence GTGACCGATCCCTTGGGCCGTGCGGGCCTTGTGATCGTGGACAAGCCCGCCGGGATGACGAGCCACGACGTGGTATCGCGTTGCCGGAGGCTGTTTTCCACCCGCAAGGTGGGGCATGCCGGCACTCTCGACCCGATGGCCACCGGGGTGCTGGTGATCGGCATCGAACGTGCCACCAAGATCATGGGACTGCTGACGCTGACGACCAAGTCGTACGCGGCCACCATCCGTCTCGGGCAGAGCACCAGCACCGATGACGCCGAAGGTGAGGTTTTGCACACGGTTTCGGCATCCCACGTGACCGATCAAGATATTGAGGCGGCCGTGGCCCCGCTGCGTGGGGATATCGAACAGGTGCCGTCCTCGGTGAGCGCGATCAAGGTCGACGGACAGCGTGCCTACAAGCTGGCTCGGGAGGGGCAGTCGGTTGAGCTGGCAGCTCGGCCGGTGACCATCTCGAGGTTCGACGTGCTGGCGGTGCGCCGGCCGGGCGATGGGCATGTCGATGTGGACGTGAAAGTCGATTGCTCGTCGGGGACGTACATCCGGGCGCTGGCCCGTGATGTGGGCGCCACGCTGGGCGTGGGTGGGCATCTGACGGCATTGCGCCGTACCAGGGTTGGCGATTTCACGTTGGAGCGCGCGCGCACACTCGAGGAGCTGGCCGAGGACGCGACGTTGACCCTGGACCTGGACACCGCGTGCCGAGAGGGATTCCGCCGGCGCGATCTGGATGCGGCAGAGGTCGACTCGGTGCGTAATGGGCGGCCGTTGTCGGCCGCCGGTATCGGGGGCACCTACGCCGCGGTGGATTCCGACAATCGGGTCATTGCACTGTTGGCGGACAAGGGTTCTCGCACCACATCGGTTGTGGTTCTACGCCCGGCGAATCTGTAG
- a CDS encoding 4'-phosphopantetheinyl transferase family protein: protein MIASVVPDVLPSAELYEDPPGLAPLPEEEPLIAKSVAKRRNEFITVRHCARQALSVLGVPEVPILKGDKGQPLWPDGVVGSMTHTEGFRGAVVGRAGEVRSVGIDAEPHDVLPNGVLKSITLPVERDELAALPGGTHWDRLLFCAKETTYKAWFPLTTRWLGFEDAHITLDPDGTFTSRILIDGKANDGSVLSVFDGRWIIDKGLILTAIVVP from the coding sequence TTGATCGCCTCGGTAGTTCCCGATGTGCTGCCCTCGGCCGAACTGTATGAGGATCCGCCCGGGCTGGCGCCGCTGCCCGAAGAGGAACCGCTGATCGCTAAATCGGTGGCCAAGCGGCGCAATGAATTCATCACCGTGCGGCACTGCGCGCGGCAGGCCCTCTCCGTTCTTGGCGTGCCCGAAGTCCCGATCCTCAAGGGGGACAAGGGGCAGCCGCTGTGGCCTGATGGCGTGGTGGGCAGCATGACACACACGGAGGGATTCCGCGGCGCGGTCGTGGGACGCGCGGGGGAGGTCCGTTCGGTGGGGATCGACGCCGAACCGCACGACGTACTGCCCAACGGTGTACTCAAGTCGATCACCCTGCCGGTCGAGCGTGATGAACTCGCGGCGCTACCCGGCGGTACGCACTGGGACCGATTGCTGTTCTGCGCCAAAGAGACGACGTACAAGGCGTGGTTCCCGCTGACAACTCGCTGGCTGGGCTTTGAGGACGCCCACATCACGCTCGATCCGGACGGGACTTTCACATCGCGAATCCTGATAGACGGCAAGGCCAATGACGGCAGCGTGCTGTCGGTGTTCGACGGGCGCTGGATCATCGACAAGGGCCTGATCTTGACCGCGATCGTGGTGCCGTGA
- a CDS encoding metallophosphoesterase family protein → MTQEREPRLWAISDLHVGQSANKSVLEELHPASPEDWLIVAGDVAERTDEIRAALDLLRRRFAKVIWVPGNHELWTTARDPMQIFGQSRYDYLVNMCDEMGIVTPEHPYPVWIEQGGPATIVPMFVLYDYTFLPEGANTKAEGLKIARDRSVVATDEFLLSSEPFATRDAWCRDRLRYTKKRLEDLDWMTPTILVNHFPLVREPCDALFYPEFSLWCGTTETADWHTRYNAVCSVYGHLHIPRTTWYDEVRFEEVSVGYPREWAQRKPYSWLRQILPVPHYPDGYLNEFGGHFEITEQMRVTAKRFRERLAKERAGD, encoded by the coding sequence ATGACGCAGGAACGGGAGCCCAGGCTCTGGGCTATCAGCGACCTGCATGTCGGGCAGTCGGCCAACAAGTCCGTTCTCGAAGAACTTCATCCGGCCTCGCCCGAGGACTGGTTGATCGTCGCCGGTGATGTGGCCGAACGCACTGATGAGATCCGGGCGGCGCTGGATTTGTTGCGGCGCAGGTTCGCCAAGGTGATCTGGGTGCCGGGGAACCATGAGTTATGGACAACGGCGCGCGATCCCATGCAGATCTTCGGGCAGTCCCGCTACGACTATCTGGTCAACATGTGCGATGAGATGGGCATCGTCACGCCCGAGCATCCCTATCCGGTGTGGATAGAACAAGGTGGTCCAGCGACCATCGTGCCGATGTTCGTGTTGTACGACTACACCTTTCTGCCAGAGGGGGCCAATACCAAGGCCGAGGGTCTGAAGATTGCCCGCGACCGCAGTGTGGTGGCAACCGACGAGTTCCTGCTCTCCAGTGAACCTTTCGCGACACGTGATGCCTGGTGCCGGGATCGGTTGCGGTACACCAAGAAGCGGCTGGAGGACCTGGACTGGATGACGCCCACGATTCTGGTGAACCATTTCCCGCTGGTGCGGGAGCCCTGTGATGCGTTGTTCTATCCCGAATTCTCGCTGTGGTGCGGTACCACCGAGACCGCCGACTGGCACACCCGCTACAACGCGGTGTGCTCGGTGTATGGCCATCTGCACATCCCACGGACCACCTGGTATGACGAGGTGCGCTTTGAGGAGGTCTCGGTTGGCTATCCGCGGGAATGGGCACAGCGCAAACCGTATTCATGGCTTCGGCAGATCCTTCCGGTCCCGCACTATCCGGACGGCTATCTCAACGAGTTCGGCGGTCACTTCGAGATCACCGAACAGATGAGGGTGACGGCCAAGCGATTCCGTGAACGGCTTGCCAAGGAGCGTGCCGGTGACTGA
- a CDS encoding carboxymuconolactone decarboxylase family protein: MARIGNYADDDVAGWLMGSPEMTPGFAGFSDAVYNRSRLPIGVRELARMTVAFANECSVCQNTRFVQSGELDGDFYADADQWRTSPRYSEAERTAAEFAHRFATDHVGLREDDEFWERARSQFDDGLLTDLALSCAFWVGSGRALRVLDVGQSCKINL; encoded by the coding sequence ATGGCACGAATTGGGAATTACGCGGACGATGATGTGGCCGGCTGGCTGATGGGTTCGCCCGAGATGACGCCCGGCTTTGCCGGATTTTCGGACGCTGTGTACAACCGCAGCCGGCTTCCGATCGGGGTGCGAGAGCTCGCACGTATGACCGTGGCCTTCGCGAATGAATGCTCCGTCTGTCAGAACACCCGCTTTGTGCAGAGCGGGGAGTTGGATGGCGACTTTTATGCGGACGCCGACCAGTGGCGCACCTCGCCGCGGTACAGCGAGGCCGAGCGGACTGCCGCCGAGTTCGCGCACCGCTTTGCCACTGATCACGTGGGGTTGCGTGAGGACGACGAGTTCTGGGAACGGGCGCGCTCGCAGTTCGATGACGGGCTGTTGACCGACCTGGCACTGTCCTGCGCGTTCTGGGTGGGAAGCGGACGTGCGCTCCGGGTTCTCGACGTGGGACAGAGTTGCAAGATAAACCTGTAG
- a CDS encoding DUF3558 domain-containing protein, whose amino-acid sequence MALTLSGLVVWRTAPAEHSTSAPVQLRFSTAPMTGATTTIKWPVVPVTDPRPFDPCYDIPGSVIAAAGLDQTPPAPEEGLRCRYDSRNNYQLAVEAVVWRTYEDSLPADGVETTIQGHRAAEYNIMKPTDWNNQWWVSCMITFKTSYGVVQQSLYYASQKYSPDGPGCLVENRRVANILAPAYKF is encoded by the coding sequence ATGGCGCTGACGCTGAGCGGTCTTGTTGTCTGGCGCACCGCCCCAGCCGAACACTCGACCAGCGCACCGGTTCAGCTGCGTTTCTCCACGGCGCCCATGACAGGGGCCACCACCACGATCAAGTGGCCGGTCGTCCCGGTCACAGATCCTCGGCCTTTCGATCCCTGCTACGACATTCCCGGTTCGGTCATCGCCGCGGCGGGTCTCGATCAGACCCCGCCCGCTCCCGAAGAGGGCCTGCGCTGCCGGTACGACTCACGCAACAACTACCAGTTGGCCGTCGAGGCGGTCGTGTGGCGCACCTATGAAGACTCGCTACCGGCCGACGGCGTGGAAACGACCATCCAGGGTCATCGCGCGGCCGAGTACAACATCATGAAACCGACAGACTGGAACAACCAGTGGTGGGTGTCTTGCATGATCACCTTCAAGACGAGTTACGGCGTGGTCCAGCAGTCGCTGTACTACGCATCCCAGAAGTACTCCCCCGACGGCCCCGGCTGTCTCGTGGAGAACCGCCGGGTCGCAAACATTCTCGCGCCCGCCTACAAGTTCTGA
- a CDS encoding DUF2277 domain-containing protein — translation MCRNITELRGLEPAATDQEIEAAARQYIRKISGIQKTSDANREAFEHAVAEVTATTMRLLESLPPRRQPPKSVPPLRRPEVQARIAARG, via the coding sequence ATGTGCAGGAACATCACCGAACTACGTGGGCTGGAGCCTGCCGCGACCGACCAGGAGATCGAGGCGGCGGCGCGGCAATACATCCGCAAGATCAGCGGGATTCAGAAGACGTCCGATGCCAACCGGGAAGCGTTTGAGCACGCGGTGGCGGAGGTGACGGCCACGACGATGCGTCTGCTGGAGTCATTGCCGCCGCGTCGGCAGCCACCCAAGTCGGTGCCCCCGCTGCGGCGTCCCGAGGTGCAGGCCCGCATCGCGGCACGCGGCTAA
- a CDS encoding acyl-CoA dehydrogenase family protein: MPVTSSEPSSAGSNALHASGSSPRDRLAAAAHEVLSTHPPASTPVTELLGAVYDAGLAWVHFPIGLGGLNAPPALQAVSDTILRAAGMPDPLFINVIGYGMAAPTVLAHGQPELTQRILRPLFTGEELWCQLFSEPGAGSDLAGLATRAVRDGDDWIINGQKVWTSGAHQARWALLVARSNTEVPKHRGLTYFVVDMTDPGVEVRPLRQMTGDAEFNEVYLTDVRIPDAQRLGNEGDGWRVSMTTLMNERSALGGAFDHGRGGGSIGSALNLWKQRPDLHTPELRAKLTNLFVRSEGNRYGTQMRIAAQGDAPMGPEGSIGKLMGAELNQQIYDFCVELLGIEATLYASYDMRRVVEDDRRADTMWAFLRSKANTIEGGTSDVMRNIIGERVLGLPGDIRVDTDKAWKDVPRG; encoded by the coding sequence ATGCCAGTGACGTCATCGGAGCCGTCTAGCGCGGGATCCAACGCTCTTCACGCGAGCGGTTCCTCGCCACGCGACCGGCTCGCCGCCGCCGCACACGAGGTTCTGTCCACACACCCCCCTGCCTCCACCCCGGTCACCGAACTGCTCGGCGCCGTCTACGACGCCGGCCTGGCCTGGGTCCACTTCCCGATTGGCCTCGGCGGTCTCAACGCACCACCCGCACTGCAGGCCGTCTCCGACACCATCCTGCGCGCAGCCGGCATGCCAGATCCGTTGTTTATCAACGTGATCGGGTACGGCATGGCGGCTCCCACGGTGCTCGCACACGGACAACCCGAACTGACCCAGCGGATTCTGCGCCCGCTGTTCACCGGCGAGGAACTCTGGTGTCAGCTGTTCAGTGAGCCCGGAGCCGGTTCCGATCTCGCGGGTCTGGCCACCCGCGCGGTGCGTGACGGCGACGACTGGATCATCAACGGCCAGAAGGTATGGACCTCGGGCGCCCATCAGGCGCGCTGGGCGCTGCTGGTGGCGCGAAGCAATACCGAGGTGCCCAAGCATCGCGGCCTGACCTACTTCGTGGTCGATATGACCGATCCCGGCGTCGAGGTCCGTCCACTGCGCCAGATGACCGGTGACGCCGAGTTCAACGAGGTGTACCTCACCGATGTCCGCATCCCGGACGCGCAGCGCCTGGGCAATGAAGGCGATGGCTGGCGCGTCTCGATGACGACGCTGATGAACGAGCGCAGCGCGCTGGGCGGGGCGTTCGACCACGGCCGTGGCGGCGGATCGATCGGCAGCGCTCTGAATCTCTGGAAACAGCGACCTGACCTGCATACCCCCGAGCTACGGGCCAAGCTGACAAATCTGTTCGTGCGCTCGGAGGGAAATCGTTACGGCACACAGATGCGCATCGCCGCCCAGGGCGATGCACCCATGGGGCCGGAGGGGTCGATCGGCAAGCTGATGGGCGCCGAGCTCAACCAGCAGATCTACGACTTCTGCGTCGAACTGCTGGGCATTGAGGCGACCCTGTACGCCTCCTACGACATGCGGCGCGTCGTCGAGGATGACCGGCGTGCCGACACCATGTGGGCGTTCCTACGATCCAAGGCCAACACCATCGAGGGCGGCACCTCCGACGTGATGCGCAACATCATCGGAGAACGCGTTCTCGGACTGCCCGGCGATATCCGGGTTGATACCGACAAAGCATGGAAGGACGTGCCCCGCGGATGA